The Gemella haemolysans ATCC 10379 genome contains the following window.
TTTCTTTTGGCATTATTACAGTAAGTTTGTCGTTAGCTTCTAAAACTGTTGTTCCTTTTGGTACTATTTCACGTCCAGAGCGTTCAATCTGAGAGATAAGTGTGTTTTTTGTCCACTCTATTTCTCTGATAGATCTTCCAACTAAGAAACTATCGTTTGATATTGTTGTGAGGATTTCTACCTCCATTTCAACTTCATTATCTTCTAGTTTATTGCTAGTTAGTATGCGATCTAATAAATATTCATAAACAGGTTTTGTTCCTAGTATATTCGCAGTCATATAAGCGAATAGGCAACATAGTGCTATAGGAAGGAAATAGTTAAGTTTTTGTGTCATTTCAAATAGTAATATTATTGAAGTAATAGGACTTCTGACAATTGCTGTTAGGTATCCAGACATTGATAATATTACGAATAAGGCTGTGTATTTTGCATCAAAGAAGTTGCTAAATAATGTCCCAAGTATTGCACCTTGAATTAAAATAGGTAGGAATATACCGCCTGCAACTCCTGAAGTAAATGATATAAGAGAGAATAAAGTTTTTATAAAATATAATGTTAATAAAAACATAAAACTAAATTTATTCTCAATTAAAAATTCTACTAAATTATGCCCACTTCCAAGTACTATAGGATAGAAAATAAAAAGTACAAATGAAATGAGAAAAGCTATCTGAGGTCTAAATACTATATTTAGTTTCAAGAATTCATAAATTCTAAATAGTATTTTTATAGTAATATTATAAAATGTTCCAAATATTCCCAATAATATTCCTAGTAAGGCAACCCAAGGATATATACTAACTTCCACATAAGGTATATCTGGGAATTTAAAGATAGCTGTAAGTCCAAAGATGTATTGACCAACTATATTAGCTACGACAGCAGCACTAAAACAGCAAATAATGATTTTTTTTGTGATTTGCTTGTGAACTTCTTCTATTGAAAATAAGACCCCTGCCAATGGAGCGCCAAAAGCAATTGAGAGTCCAGCACTAGCACCACAAGTAATAAAATATTTTTCTTTAATGATATCCTTTTTTAGAATTCTCGATACAAGTTTTCCACTCATAGCACCGAGTTGAATAGAAGGACCTTCGCGTCCAAGAGATAAGCCACCTAAACTTGCTGTTAAACCACCTGTAATTTTATAAATAAGTATGCGTAATGGGTTAGGATTTAATCGACCCGTAATTTCAGCAGATACTTGTGGAATTCCACTTCCACTAGCCATAGGTTCTCGTTTTAGTAAGAAACCAGAAAATAAGGCTAGTAATATTAGCGCCCCTAAGAGGAATATCTTATATATGAAACCATTTTTTATAAATTCTGCAGTATAGTGAACTAGTTTCTCACTATAACCTATAAGTAATCTGTAGCTAGCACCGACAATTCCAGCAAATAATCCAACCAAAATTCCATCAAAAAGTAACGATGTTTCAAGTTTAAAATTCTTATTTTCTATTTTATTGATTTTGGAAATTTTCATTTAAATCTCCTTTCTAAAAAATATCTATATCATAATTTTACTCTTAAATAGAAAAAAAATCAAAACAATTTTAAAATATTATTTATTATTAAAAATACAAAATGTATGATATAATATAATTATGTTAAGAAAGGAGTAAACAGGATGAACATATTAGTAGTTATTGGTATAATACTGTTAATTATATTACTAGGTCTTTATGCATTCTGGCTTAAATTGTTAAAAGGTAAGCCAGGACGAATTGCTGGGGCAGAAGTAGAGAAAAAAACTTTCGATGAAGCAATTGTTGTAGATGTTCGTTGGAGAAAAGAGTATGCAAGAGGGCATGCGATAAATGCGGTAAACTTACCTATTAAACTTTTTAAAAATAATAGTGATGTGCTAGATGATTATAAAGATAAAGATATAATTTTATATTGTGTAGTCGATGTAACATCACGTAATACTGAAAAATTATTAAGAGAGCGTGGATTCACGAAACTTCATATTGGAGATGGGGTTAAACAATATGACTATGGTAAAGCAATATACAGCAATGTATTATTATCTGAATTCAAGTACCGTATCTCAGTAAGTAAAAATAAGCAGTTTTTAAACTTAGGTAGTGAAATTTTAAGTGATGAAGAAATCAAAGTTTCACCTAATGAAATAGACAGTATTTTAGATAAGTTAAATAAAGATTCAGAAATTTTTGTTTATAGTGATAAACCTGAAGAAAGTAAAGAAGTATGCAAAAAACTTGGTTTAGATGGTTACACAATTTTTAATTTAATTGAACCATTCAATACTGCTAAATATAGAAATGCATTCTATAATAAAAATGATTATATAGAAACACAAGTTGATCAAGAAGCATCATCTTGTGGTTGAGCGTAGAAGTTAAAATAAACGATAGGTTATCGTTTTAATAAAGTTACAGAGGCTGACTTAAAAAGTCATAAATTTTTAAAAAAGTGTATATGATAACTCATAGACGCAGTGGTTTATTGATATCTAGATTCGCTTTATGAAAGCTTTTTAGATATCTAATAAACTGTGCAGGGGGGGACTCGACAAAATCTTGTTTCTAGAAATCACGATTTTTGAGTCACTCCCTTGTGAAATTATAGAATATAGAGATAGTAATTTAATTATAAGAAATTCACATGGAGCAGAGAATTATTCTAGGTGAGTTTCTTTTTTATATAACTAACCTAAAGAATTAATACGTTTACTATAAAAAAATGTTAAATTAGGTTATAATATAAGTGAAGGAAAATATGAAATAGAGGAAGATAATTATGAAAATTCTACACGTTTTAGCACAATTGCCTATTAAGACAGGAAGTGGTGTATATTTTACTAATGTGATTGAGGGATTAAAGAAGTTTGATGTTGAACAAGCTGCGGTTTATGCAACAACGCCGGAATATGATTTTAATTTCTTAGACGAAAAGTTTGAAGTTGAGTTTCAAGGTAAGGATATTAGTTTTCCTATCGTAGGGATGAGCGATATTATGCCTTATGAAAATACTCTGTACAAAAATATGACTGTTGAGATGTTGGAAACTTGGCAAAGTGCATTCCGTAAAAAATTAGAAATAGCTAAAAAAGAATTTAAGCCAGACGTTGTAATCACACATCACTTATGGATTTTAAGTTCTATAGTTTGCGATGTGTTTAAAGGTGAAAAAGTAATTGGGGTTTGTCATAATACGGATATAAGACAAGCTGAAAAGAACCCAGCAATGAAAGATAAGTATGTTAAAAGCCTTGTTAAGTTAGATAAGATATTAGCATTAAGCGGTGGTGCAATAGAAGGGATTTCTAATATCTATAGCTACCCTGAGGATAAAATTGTAAATATTGGTGCTGGATATAATGAGAAGATTTTTTATCCTGTTGAAAAATATGAAAAACAAAGTATTGTAAAAATTTTATATGCAGGAAAATTTGATGAATCAAAAGGTTTTTATGAGTTGATAAAGGCCTTTAGATTATTAGAGAAAAAAGACAATAACGTAGAATTAGAATTAATAGGGAATTTGAAAGAAGAGGATAGACCTAGGGTCGAAGCTTTAGTTGGTGATTCTAAGAAAATAAAAATTTATAATGCCGTAGATCAAGCGCATTTAGGGGAAATAATGAGGCATAAAGATATTTTTATACTACCATCTTATTTTGAGGGGTTAGGTCTTATAGCGGTTGAAGCTTTAGGAAGTGGATTAAGAGTAGTTGCTACTGAGATAGAAGGGCTTATAGAATTTCTTGGAGACAAAATAAATAATTCTGAGATAATAGAATATATAGCAATGCCAACTATTTATGACACTGATAAGGCTGTTGAAGAAGAAAAACCAGCATTTGTAAATAGAATAGTAGGTGCTTTAGAACTTATGATAGAAAGAACAAGAGAACAACGTGAGATTCCTGCTAAGTTACTAGAAGAAATTGAACACCACTCTTGGAAGAGAAAAATAGAAATTATTTACAAATTATTGTAAAATAATACTTAGTGATTATTTGCTAACGATGGATTAAACAAAAGATTATATATTCATCAATTTAAAATATGTAGATGTAAAGTTTTAATGGAATATCGATAAGCTTTACGGTTGAGCTTTAATATTAAATAAATTGTACGGGAGTGACTAGAAAAAATCGCTTTGTAAAAATAAGATTTTTGAGTTGCTCCCATTTATAGTTTTTTTAAGAATTATTAGGAGAAGAAAATGGATAAGATAATATTAATAGATGGTAATAGTTTGAGTTATCGTGCTTTTTACGCTATGCCAGCTTTAAAAAATAAAAAAGGACTTTATACAAATAGTGTATATGGTTTTACATTGATGCTAGAAAAAATATTGGCAGACACTAATCCAAAGTATGCGTTAGTTGCCTTTGATAAGGGGAAACAAACGTTTAGACATCAAAGTTATGAAGCATACAAAGGTACTAGGGATAAAACTCCTAGTGAGTTAGTAGAACAATTCGGATATGTTAGAGAGCTTCTTGATTCATATGGAATAAAGTATGAAGAACATTTTGATTATGAAGCGGATGATATTATTGGAAGTTATGCTAAAATCGCTGAAAAAGAAGGTTTAGAAGTAATAATAGTGACTGGAGATAAAGATTTAACTCAACTAGCTAGTGAAAATATAACAATTTACTATACTAAGCGTGGTGTTACAGATATAGATTATTATACGCCTGAGTTTATTGCTGAAAAATATGGATTAACTCCGGGACAAATCGTTGACATGAAAGGTCTTATGGGGGACAAGAGTGATAATATCCCAGGAATTGCAGGAGTTGGTGAAAAAACTGCGATAAAATTATTGACTGAATATAAAACTGTAGAAAATGTACTAGAAAATATTGATAATATTAGTGGTAAAAAACTAAAAGAGCGACTAACAGAAGGTCGAGAAGATGCTCTATTAAGTAAAAAACTAGCAACTATTTATACTGAAGTTCCAGTTGATAATAAGTTAGAAGATTTAACATATAGTGAGAATGTAGAACTAAAAAGAGAGTTATTTGAAAAACTTGAATTTGTTTCATTTTTAAAAAAATTATCTCAAGAAACTTCTACTGAAGAGGTGGACATGACTGCTGAAAAGACAGTTGCTCCTAAAAAGGAAGTTAGTATTGTTTTAGCAGATAAAAATACGAAAATAGATTTTACCGACAGTACTTTACATGTTGAGTGTTATACGGAAGATTATCATAATTCAGATGTAGTTGGAATAGTAGTCTATAAAGAAGGAACTGCTTATATTTTTAGTGAAGAACAATTTTTCACTAATGAGTTTGTAGTAGATTATCTTCAAAGTGAAATTTCTAAAACTGTTTATGATTTTAAAAAGATTTTATTTATAGCGAAGAGAAACGGCGTAGATATTAATGGAGAAGTTTTCGATGTGAAAATTGTATCTTATCTTCTTGATGTTAATGCCAAAACTGAAATTGATAAAATAGTCTTTAACTATCTTGGAAAAATAATGAGTAGTGATGAAGAAATATATGGTAAGGGGGCAAAACGAACTTTACCGGCTCAAGAAGTTATTAATCCGTATATAGCTGAAATTGCAGAGAGTATTGCATTGATAAAACCATTGATGGAAGAAAAACTTGCAGAAGAAAATATGACGGACTTGTATAAAGATATAGAGATTAAAGTGGCTAAAGTATTAGCTAATATGGAATATGAAGGAATACATGTTAGTAAAAAAGCACTTGAAGAAATGAGTGCTGAGTTTGATGAAAGAATTAAAACTTTAGAAGCTAGCATATATACTTTAGCTGGTTCTGAATTCAATATAGCTTCACCTAAGCAGCTAGGAGTAGTATTATTTGAGGATCTAGGACTACCACCGATTAAGAAAACAAAAACTGGTTATTCTACAGCCGTAGAGGTACTAGAACAACTACAACATAGTCATGAAATTATTCCGTTAATTATGGAGTATAGAACAATTACAAAATTAAATTCAACTTATGCAAAAGGGTTAGTAAAAGATATTACTCGTGAAGGGAAAATCCATACACGTTATGAGCAAACATTAGCTCAAACAGGACGCTTATCGTCAGTGAATCCAAATCTTCAAAATATACCAACGAGAATTGAAGAAGGGAAAAAAATCAGAAAAGCATTTGTTCCAGCCTCTGATGATAGAGTAATCTTATCTATTGACTATTCGCAAATAGAGCTTAGAGTATTAGCTCATATCGCACAAGACAAAGGAATGATAGATGCCTTTAAACATGATGTAGATATTCATACTAAAACAGCTAGTGATGTTAACGGAGTTAGCCTTGATGAGGTGACATCTTCAATGCGTCGAGAAGCTAAAGCTGTTAACTTTGGTATTGTTTATGGGATTTCTGATTTTGGTCTATCTAACAACCTTGGAATTACTAGAAAACGTGCGAAAGAATTTATTGACAAATATTTAGAAACATTCAAAGGTGTTGATAAGTATATGACTGATATCGTAGATTTTGCAAGAGAACACGGTTATGTAGAAACTTTATTCAATAGAAGAAGAGCATTACCAGATATTAATGCGAAGAATAAAATTGTAGCTAATCTAAATGCGCGTATTGCGATGAATTCACCAATTCAAGGAACTGCTGCGGATATTATAAAAATAGCTATGGTTAATGTATTTGAATATTTAGAAAAAACAAATGTAGATGCAAAATTATTATTACAAGTACATGATGAATTAATATTTGATGTAAATAAAGATATAGAAGAAGAGTTTACAAAAGAAATGATTAAAATTATGGAAGAAGCGGCTAATTTAGATGTTCAACTGAAAGCTGAAGCTAGTAGTGGAGCGTCATGGTATGATGCTAAATAAGAAAAGATTAACACGATAAAAAATCAGAAAATTATAAATTAATGACAGTTAATTTATGATAAAATTCTTTCAAAATAAAACATATTACAACTTAAAAAACTTATAAAAATAATATAGATAACTTGAGAATTTCTAGGATTATTTTTTATAGAGCTAACTTATTATTAGTTTTTTGATTATAAGTTAGCCTTTTTTTATTCTTATTAATTAAGAAATATGTTTACGTAATAAAGTATAATAATCTAAAAAAGTTGTTAAAAATAAAAGTTTACAAATTACCTTGATATTTGATATAATTAATAAAAACAATATTACATGTCAAATGTAAAATAACATTCTGAGGAGATGTGGTTATGAATAACAATCCATTAGTTAACGCAAGAGAGCAAATTAAAGGTGCTTGTGAAGTTTTAGGTTATAAAGAAGAAGTGTATGAATCTTTAAAAGATCCGCAAAGATTTATTGAGATTTCTATTCCTGTTAGAATGGATAATGGTGAGGTGAAATACTTCAAAGGGTTCCGTTCTCAGCATAATGATGCAATCGGTCCTACAAAAGGTGGATTAAGATTTCATCCACTTGTAACAGCTGATGAAGTTAAGGCATTATCAATTTGGATGACATTTAAATGTGCTGTTGCTAATCTACCATATGGTGGAGGTAAAGGTGGTATTATCGTAGATCCAAAAGACTTATCAAAAGGTGAATTAGAAAGATTATCACGTGGATATATTCGTGGGTTATATAAATATCTAGGTGAGAAACAAGATGTTCCTGCACCAGATGTTAATACTAATGGACAAATCATGTCTTGGATGATTGATGAGTTTAATGTTCTTACTGGAGAACAAGGTATAGGAACGCTAACTGGGAAACCATTAGAATTAGGTGGTTCTTTAGGTAGAACTCAAGCGACTGGATACGGTGTGGCACTTGCTGCAAAATTAGCACTAGAGAAATTAGGTAAATCTACAGCAGGAGCGAAATTTGCTGTCCAAGGTTTTGGAAATGTAGGTAGTTATACTGTTGATACAGCTGTGAAGTTTGGTGCTACTGTGGTTGCTGTAACTGAGCGTGATGATGATGGTGTTCAATATGCTGTTTATCGTGAAGAAGGATTATCATATGCAGAACTGCAAGAATGTAAAGATAATAGAGTTAGATTCCACACATTACCAAACACAAAACGCTTAACTCTAGATGAATTTTGGGCTTTAGATGTAGATGTAGTGTGCCCTTGTGCATTAGAGAATGCTATTGATGAAAAAGAAGCTAATTTAATAAGAGCTGCTGTTGTTTCTGAAGGTGCTAATGGACCAGCAACTTTAGCTGGAGATAAAACTCTACAAGAAAGAGGAGTTGTGGTTATTCCTGATATTCTTGCGAATAGTGGTGGTGTTACTGTATCTTACTTTGAATGGGTACAAAACTTACAAGGTTACTACTGGACAGAAGAAGAAGTTGTAGAAAAACAAGCAAGAGTTATGACAAAAGCATTTAATGATATTTGGGAAGTGAAAGAAAGATTTGCTATTCCTATGAGAAAAGCAGCTTATGTAAACTCTATTGAAAAAATTGTTAAAAACATGAAGCTAAAAGGTAAATTAAGCTAATTACAAAAAATTAAATCGACATGAGATTTCTCATGTCGATTTATTACTACTTATTAGCAAGTATCTCCAGTATATAATCATCAAAATGATGCTGGAATATTTTTTTATAGTCCAAAAATTTATAATGTTGAATTTCTACATCTTGTAGAGTATCTAAAAGTTTTAGCTGAGTTTTAATTGGAGTTTTAGGATCTAGGTATGAAAGTCCATAATGTACTTTTTGTCTTATAGAATTACTGAAATTTAGTACATCTATTGAATTTAGTGTAGAATATAGATGATCTATCTTATCAGAAAAATCACTTTCAAACTTATAAATATTCTTGAAAAAAGGATATTTTTTATTATTGTTATAGGTATTTACAATATCACAAAGCGAACAGTCTAAGATGAATAGTTCTTTTATGGAATCGTAATAACTAGCACAAACTATGCTAATAGCAGCCCCTTGACCTAGGCCGGTTGCAATTATGTCTTTATTTGGAAATAATTTTTCAACAAGGTGAATGGTATCTAAGCTATCTTGAAATACTAAGTTATAATAAGGTTTTTCGTAATTGCAATCAACGAATGGGAAATGAGAACAAGGGGTTTTATTTTCACTGTTTCCAGCTTGACCTCTGATGTGTAAAGAAACTATTATGTAACCAAGCATACTGTATTTAGCTAAATTTAAGTAGTCTTTGTTTTTTACTTTAAATTCAGGGGAATCAATAATAACCCCTTTAATTTTAGATTTAGGGATAGTTAGATCAAGAACTATTTTTGAATTATCAACTGCTGAAAATTTTATTTTTTTATATTGAACAAAGGGGTGTGGTATATTTAATAATATTTCTTCGTAGTTAAAATTTCTATATTTATCTAATTTCATTTTTTACTCCTATTTTTCTTTTAACAAAAAGTTCACTATTTCATTATTGAAGTTTGGAATATTTTCGTGATAATACTTTTTATATAAGCATAATTTTTTCTGACTTTTGATATTATAATATATTTTTTCTTGGGTTTCTTTAGGACAATCTTCGTCTAGATTTGAAATGCCGAATAACACGTTACACTTTAAAAGTTTAGCGAAATTTAATGTATCAAGGTAGAATAGATTATTTAAGAAAGTATCGGTATTTTGTCCTCTTGTATTAAACCACCTTGCATGATGAGTGAATTCTGAGTATGCATTTTTTCTGTTATCTTTTTCGTAATTATTTTGGAAATCTGCCAAGAATGGATATAGACTTATACATTTCGTTACATTTTTGTTTAGTGCTGAAAATATTATAGAAAATGCTCCTCCTTGGGATGCCCCAAAACTAACAAGCTCTTTTTCATTGACGTCTTCGAAAGAAGATACGATTTTAGTTAAAATAAGAGTGTCTAGAATATTTTTATAAAAAATCATATCTTCTATATTTTCATCAAGACCTACTGTTAGATGTCCAAAAACTGAGGGTGCGGAACTGCCTGAATCTTTACTTTTACCGCCTTGGTTTCTAAAATCTATAGCAACGACATCATATCCTAATGAAGCAAATGATGATTTTTCAAGCCAATTTCTACTAGATGCAGGGTATCCATGAAAATAAAAAAGCACTGGTATATCTTTGTTCGGATATAATTTTCTATACTGTATGTTTTTTATGTATTTTGCATAAATATTAGAATTGTCACAGCTAAAGAAGGATAGATCATAAAATTCTATATTATCAAATTTAGAAAATGAAGTTTTCTTTAGGGTGTATTGGGGGTGAATAGTTTTGATTAATTTAAGTTTTTCTGTCCAAAATTTTTGAAAATTTTCCATGGTGCACCTCGATTTAACGTTTTCATTCATTTTATATACTATCATCCGTAATGGAAAAATTCCAATATTTTGAATTGTAATATTTACTAGTTTTACTAATCTAAAATATCGAAGGATACTATAATGATTGAAAAAAATTTTCATATGTAGTAAAATTATTTATTAATGACTAAAAAATAAGGAAAGAGGTTAAATTAAAACCATATGGATCTCAGTATCTTAATTAAAATATTAATAATTGTATTATTACTTATTGCCTCGGCAATATTTGTAATGTTTGAATTTGCACTTGTTAAACTTAGACCAACAAGGGTAAATGAATTAGTAGAATCAGGAAATAAAACTGCAAAAATATTAGTTACGATGGTAGAACAATTAGATCACTACTTGTCTGCAACGCAGCTAGGCATTACAATTGTTTCTCTTGGATTAGGTTGGATAGGGGAATCTACATTTCATTCTCTATTTAATCCTATTTTTGAATTGTTAAACTTAAACGAAACTGTTACGCATACTATTTCGTTAGTAGTAGCATTTGGATTTATGACTCTTTTACATGTTGTTTTAGGAGAATTAGTTCCTAAAACTATAGCGATTCAATCTGCAGAAAAAACATGTTTGCGAGTAGCTTGGCCAATGTATATGTTCGATAAAGTTATGAGACCACTAGTGTGGTTACTTAATTCATTAGCTAATCTTATAGCGAAAATGTTAGGATTCGAACCTGCTTCTGAACATGATGATATTCACAGTGAACAAGAACTTAGAACGATTATGAAATCTTCAAGACTACACGGTCAAATTAATGATGTAGAGTACCGCTATGTAGAAAGAGTTTTTGAATTCGATAATAAAATTGCTAAAGAGATCATGACACCTAGAACAGAGGTTGAAGCAATTGATATGAGTGATTCTTTAGGAATTATAATGAGACAATTAAAACAAGAAGAATACACAAGATACCCGGTAATTGAAGATGGAGACAAAGATAAAATTCTAGGGATTTTGAATGTTAAGAAATTATTATTTACAGATAAACCTATAGAAACAACGAAAGATTTAGAAGAATACATCGCTCCAGCTATAAAAATCTTTGAGCATACACCTATTTCTCAAGTTTTA
Protein-coding sequences here:
- a CDS encoding ClC family H(+)/Cl(-) exchange transporter, which gives rise to MKISKINKIENKNFKLETSLLFDGILVGLFAGIVGASYRLLIGYSEKLVHYTAEFIKNGFIYKIFLLGALILLALFSGFLLKREPMASGSGIPQVSAEITGRLNPNPLRILIYKITGGLTASLGGLSLGREGPSIQLGAMSGKLVSRILKKDIIKEKYFITCGASAGLSIAFGAPLAGVLFSIEEVHKQITKKIIICCFSAAVVANIVGQYIFGLTAIFKFPDIPYVEVSIYPWVALLGILLGIFGTFYNITIKILFRIYEFLKLNIVFRPQIAFLISFVLFIFYPIVLGSGHNLVEFLIENKFSFMFLLTLYFIKTLFSLISFTSGVAGGIFLPILIQGAILGTLFSNFFDAKYTALFVILSMSGYLTAIVRSPITSIILLFEMTQKLNYFLPIALCCLFAYMTANILGTKPVYEYLLDRILTSNKLEDNEVEMEVEILTTISNDSFLVGRSIREIEWTKNTLISQIERSGREIVPKGTTVLEANDKLTVIMPKESVDAFLEKFSK
- a CDS encoding rhodanese-like domain-containing protein; this encodes MNILVVIGIILLIILLGLYAFWLKLLKGKPGRIAGAEVEKKTFDEAIVVDVRWRKEYARGHAINAVNLPIKLFKNNSDVLDDYKDKDIILYCVVDVTSRNTEKLLRERGFTKLHIGDGVKQYDYGKAIYSNVLLSEFKYRISVSKNKQFLNLGSEILSDEEIKVSPNEIDSILDKLNKDSEIFVYSDKPEESKEVCKKLGLDGYTIFNLIEPFNTAKYRNAFYNKNDYIETQVDQEASSCG
- a CDS encoding glycosyltransferase family 4 protein: MKILHVLAQLPIKTGSGVYFTNVIEGLKKFDVEQAAVYATTPEYDFNFLDEKFEVEFQGKDISFPIVGMSDIMPYENTLYKNMTVEMLETWQSAFRKKLEIAKKEFKPDVVITHHLWILSSIVCDVFKGEKVIGVCHNTDIRQAEKNPAMKDKYVKSLVKLDKILALSGGAIEGISNIYSYPEDKIVNIGAGYNEKIFYPVEKYEKQSIVKILYAGKFDESKGFYELIKAFRLLEKKDNNVELELIGNLKEEDRPRVEALVGDSKKIKIYNAVDQAHLGEIMRHKDIFILPSYFEGLGLIAVEALGSGLRVVATEIEGLIEFLGDKINNSEIIEYIAMPTIYDTDKAVEEEKPAFVNRIVGALELMIERTREQREIPAKLLEEIEHHSWKRKIEIIYKLL
- the polA gene encoding DNA polymerase I yields the protein MDKIILIDGNSLSYRAFYAMPALKNKKGLYTNSVYGFTLMLEKILADTNPKYALVAFDKGKQTFRHQSYEAYKGTRDKTPSELVEQFGYVRELLDSYGIKYEEHFDYEADDIIGSYAKIAEKEGLEVIIVTGDKDLTQLASENITIYYTKRGVTDIDYYTPEFIAEKYGLTPGQIVDMKGLMGDKSDNIPGIAGVGEKTAIKLLTEYKTVENVLENIDNISGKKLKERLTEGREDALLSKKLATIYTEVPVDNKLEDLTYSENVELKRELFEKLEFVSFLKKLSQETSTEEVDMTAEKTVAPKKEVSIVLADKNTKIDFTDSTLHVECYTEDYHNSDVVGIVVYKEGTAYIFSEEQFFTNEFVVDYLQSEISKTVYDFKKILFIAKRNGVDINGEVFDVKIVSYLLDVNAKTEIDKIVFNYLGKIMSSDEEIYGKGAKRTLPAQEVINPYIAEIAESIALIKPLMEEKLAEENMTDLYKDIEIKVAKVLANMEYEGIHVSKKALEEMSAEFDERIKTLEASIYTLAGSEFNIASPKQLGVVLFEDLGLPPIKKTKTGYSTAVEVLEQLQHSHEIIPLIMEYRTITKLNSTYAKGLVKDITREGKIHTRYEQTLAQTGRLSSVNPNLQNIPTRIEEGKKIRKAFVPASDDRVILSIDYSQIELRVLAHIAQDKGMIDAFKHDVDIHTKTASDVNGVSLDEVTSSMRREAKAVNFGIVYGISDFGLSNNLGITRKRAKEFIDKYLETFKGVDKYMTDIVDFAREHGYVETLFNRRRALPDINAKNKIVANLNARIAMNSPIQGTAADIIKIAMVNVFEYLEKTNVDAKLLLQVHDELIFDVNKDIEEEFTKEMIKIMEEAANLDVQLKAEASSGASWYDAK
- a CDS encoding Glu/Leu/Phe/Val family dehydrogenase gives rise to the protein MNNNPLVNAREQIKGACEVLGYKEEVYESLKDPQRFIEISIPVRMDNGEVKYFKGFRSQHNDAIGPTKGGLRFHPLVTADEVKALSIWMTFKCAVANLPYGGGKGGIIVDPKDLSKGELERLSRGYIRGLYKYLGEKQDVPAPDVNTNGQIMSWMIDEFNVLTGEQGIGTLTGKPLELGGSLGRTQATGYGVALAAKLALEKLGKSTAGAKFAVQGFGNVGSYTVDTAVKFGATVVAVTERDDDGVQYAVYREEGLSYAELQECKDNRVRFHTLPNTKRLTLDEFWALDVDVVCPCALENAIDEKEANLIRAAVVSEGANGPATLAGDKTLQERGVVVIPDILANSGGVTVSYFEWVQNLQGYYWTEEEVVEKQARVMTKAFNDIWEVKERFAIPMRKAAYVNSIEKIVKNMKLKGKLS
- a CDS encoding acetylxylan esterase, giving the protein MKLDKYRNFNYEEILLNIPHPFVQYKKIKFSAVDNSKIVLDLTIPKSKIKGVIIDSPEFKVKNKDYLNLAKYSMLGYIIVSLHIRGQAGNSENKTPCSHFPFVDCNYEKPYYNLVFQDSLDTIHLVEKLFPNKDIIATGLGQGAAISIVCASYYDSIKELFILDCSLCDIVNTYNNNKKYPFFKNIYKFESDFSDKIDHLYSTLNSIDVLNFSNSIRQKVHYGLSYLDPKTPIKTQLKLLDTLQDVEIQHYKFLDYKKIFQHHFDDYILEILANK
- a CDS encoding alpha/beta fold hydrolase codes for the protein MKIFFNHYSILRYFRLVKLVNITIQNIGIFPLRMIVYKMNENVKSRCTMENFQKFWTEKLKLIKTIHPQYTLKKTSFSKFDNIEFYDLSFFSCDNSNIYAKYIKNIQYRKLYPNKDIPVLFYFHGYPASSRNWLEKSSFASLGYDVVAIDFRNQGGKSKDSGSSAPSVFGHLTVGLDENIEDMIFYKNILDTLILTKIVSSFEDVNEKELVSFGASQGGAFSIIFSALNKNVTKCISLYPFLADFQNNYEKDNRKNAYSEFTHHARWFNTRGQNTDTFLNNLFYLDTLNFAKLLKCNVLFGISNLDEDCPKETQEKIYYNIKSQKKLCLYKKYYHENIPNFNNEIVNFLLKEK
- a CDS encoding hemolysin family protein; its protein translation is MDLSILIKILIIVLLLIASAIFVMFEFALVKLRPTRVNELVESGNKTAKILVTMVEQLDHYLSATQLGITIVSLGLGWIGESTFHSLFNPIFELLNLNETVTHTISLVVAFGFMTLLHVVLGELVPKTIAIQSAEKTCLRVAWPMYMFDKVMRPLVWLLNSLANLIAKMLGFEPASEHDDIHSEQELRTIMKSSRLHGQINDVEYRYVERVFEFDNKIAKEIMTPRTEVEAIDMSDSLGIIMRQLKQEEYTRYPVIEDGDKDKILGILNVKKLLFTDKPIETTKDLEEYIAPAIKIFEHTPISQVLATIKQNREHMIVITDEYGGTSGVVTLEDIVEEITGEIRDEFDEDEQSLIKKLKNGHYLVDGWVPIQDVNALFHVQLPHEEVDTIGAYVYLEKYEAKVGAVYSIDKLTFVVRKVEENQIRTLEVWKEK